In one Poecilia reticulata strain Guanapo linkage group LG8, Guppy_female_1.0+MT, whole genome shotgun sequence genomic region, the following are encoded:
- the rusf1 gene encoding RUS family member 1, whose amino-acid sequence MDKNGGLVLATERYGSGQTWKYSVSDGVMKRTRDGSEAGSRGHSVVELFKSVFLPQGYPESVSSDYLQYQFWDTLQAFSSSLSGTLATQASLRGVGVGNQEATVAAATVTWLLRDGTGMLGRILFAWRKGSKLDSEAKKWRLFADVLNDIAMFMEILAPHFPACFTLIVCTAGIFKSIVGVAGGATRAALTVHQARRDNMADISAKDGSQETLVNLAGLLVSLLLIPLVTDNPVLTLSLFFLFTVLHLFANYKAVRSVVMETFNEARLSIVMLQYLKDRRILSPSEANQREPVFLQFGKATPVKLGVRLQDVAQSPEELNLALKENNTPFLLGIRNGCICVCLGTDASVRDEIRAMCQAACVSNMLSCPTALKPTQQNLWEIVRESQKQMDAHFSPFLKGVKAAGWDTERTLLDWDEWRVEWKTKHS is encoded by the exons ATGGATAAAAACGGAGGTTTGGTGTTAGCTACTGAGAGATACGGCAGCGGACAGACTTGGAAATATTCAGTAAGTGATGGAGTAATGAAGAGGACGAGGGACGGGAGTGAAGCTGGGTCAAGAGGCCACTCAGTTGTTGAACTCTTTAAA AGCGTCTTTCTGCCTCAAGGATACCCAGAAAGTGTCAGCAGTGATTATCTTCAGTACCAGTTCTGGGATACTCTTCAG GCGTTCTCCAGTTCTCTGTCTGGGACTCTGGCCACTCAGGCTTCCCTTAGAGGTGTTGGTGTTGGAAACCAGGAGGCGACTGTAGCTGCAGCCACAGTTACCTGGTTATTACGAG ATGGAACTGGCATGTTGGGAAGAATCCTCTTTGCCTGGAGGAAAGG GAGTAAGCTGGACTCGGAGGCTAAAAAGTGGAG GCTTTTTGCTGATGTTCTCAACGACATTGCAATGTTCATGGAAATCTTGGCTCCCCACTTTCCGGCCTGCTTCACTTTGATAGTTTGCACTGCAGGAATATTCaag tctATTGTTGGCGTCGCCGGAGGAGCAACCAGAGCTGCGCTCACTGTTCATCAGGCGCGCAGGGACAACATGGCGGATATCTCTGCCAAAGATGGCAGTCAG GAGACTTTGGTCAATCTTGCTGGTTTGCTGGTCAGCCTGTTGCTGATTCCTCTTGTCACTGATAATCCAGT cCTGAccctctccctcttcttcctctttacTGTCCTTCACCTCTTTGCCAACTACAAAGCTGTGCGTTCGGTTGTCATGGAAACCTTCAATGAGGCGCGGCTTTCCATCGTGATGCTGCAGTATCTGAAGGACAGACGAATCCTGAGTCCATCTGAGGCGAATCAGAGAGAACCCGTATTCCTAC AGTTTGGAAAAGCCACACCAGTTAAGCTTGGCGTCAGGTTACAGGATGTTGCTCAGAG cccAGAGGAACTGAATTTggctttaaaggaaaataacacGCCCTTCCTGTTGGGAATCAGAAATG GCTGCATTTGTGTCTGTTTGGGGACAGACGCATCAGTTCGTGATGAAATCAGAGCGATGTGCCAGGCTGCATGTGTCAGCAACATGCTGAGTTGCCCAACCGCTTTGAAACCAACGCAGCAAA ATTTGTGGGAAATTGTGCGCGAGAGTCAGAAGCAGATGGACGCACATTTCTCTCCATTCCTCAAAG gtgttaaagctgcaggatgggACACAGAAAGGACTCTGCTGGACTGGGATGAGTGGCGAGTggagtggaaaacaaaacacagctga